In the genome of Armatimonadota bacterium, one region contains:
- a CDS encoding KH domain-containing protein: protein MDLKRFVEELVRMTVFEPDVVKVDERNDRGTKLFSVTVAPNDVGRVIGKDGRVISCIRQLVSAVGAKAHQRTAVKILAD from the coding sequence ATGGACCTCAAGCGGTTCGTGGAAGAGCTCGTCCGGATGACCGTGTTCGAGCCGGACGTCGTCAAGGTGGACGAGCGCAACGACCGAGGCACGAAGCTGTTCTCGGTCACGGTCGCCCCGAACGACGTCGGACGGGTGATCGGAAAGGACGGCCGCGTCATTTCCTGCATCCGCCAGCTCGTTTCGGCGGTCGGGGCCAAAGCCCATCAGCGGACGGCGGTCAAGATCCTCGCGGACTGA
- the rimM gene encoding 16S rRNA processing protein RimM — protein MAPSGSFRPVGKVVGTHGLKGGLKVRPLTDFVERFDPGSVVYLLGQARKIRACGWHKGQARIELEGISDVTTAEAVRGESLSVPIEDLPELDDGEYLASDLIGMAVETPDGRKIGTLDEVVASPAHDLFRIGDVLIPAIKEFVLDIDVKERKIVVDPVEGMLPGEEAVEVR, from the coding sequence ATGGCACCCTCCGGGTCCTTCCGGCCGGTCGGCAAGGTCGTCGGGACCCACGGCCTCAAAGGCGGTCTGAAAGTCCGTCCCTTGACCGACTTCGTCGAACGGTTCGACCCCGGTTCCGTCGTCTACCTCCTTGGTCAAGCCCGGAAGATCCGAGCCTGCGGTTGGCACAAAGGTCAGGCCCGTATCGAGCTCGAAGGGATTTCCGACGTGACCACCGCCGAAGCGGTCCGTGGTGAATCCCTTTCGGTCCCCATCGAAGACCTTCCTGAATTGGACGATGGCGAATACCTCGCGTCCGACCTCATCGGGATGGCCGTCGAAACACCGGACGGACGGAAGATCGGCACCTTGGACGAAGTCGTGGCGTCGCCCGCCCACGACCTTTTCCGCATCGGTGACGTCTTGATTCCGGCGATCAAAGAGTTCGTTCTGGACATCGACGTGAAGGAACGGAAAATCGTCGTCGACCCTGTCGAGGGCATGCTTCCCGGAGAAGAGGCGGTCGAAGTCCGGTGA